The following are encoded together in the Variovorax sp. PBS-H4 genome:
- a CDS encoding alpha/beta fold hydrolase has translation MNAPTSNYLQVAGREIHWMDWGEQGGPVVVAWHGLARTCRDMDELAGHFSARGFRVICPDTLGRGLSQWSPAPDDEYHLAFYARLAAGLCDALALERVHWVGTSMGGAIGMVCAGGLVEPRMKARIASLVLNDNAPQIANAAVERIRSYAGQPPAFDTVAELEAFFRTVYKPYGWLSDAQWRRLTETSTRRLPDGRVTPHYDPAMVRQFVVHPEDYVLWPHYDAIEVPVLCLRGVDSDLVLPDTLGEMQRRGPGAAGRLQVIEVPGCGHAPALNVPAHLDPIEAFVRGAGI, from the coding sequence ATGAATGCACCGACATCGAACTACCTGCAGGTCGCCGGCCGCGAGATCCACTGGATGGACTGGGGCGAGCAGGGCGGTCCCGTGGTCGTCGCCTGGCATGGCCTGGCGCGCACCTGCCGCGACATGGACGAGCTGGCCGGGCACTTCTCCGCGCGCGGGTTTCGCGTGATCTGCCCCGACACCCTCGGCCGCGGGCTGAGCCAATGGAGCCCGGCGCCCGACGACGAATACCACCTGGCCTTCTACGCGCGCCTCGCCGCAGGGTTGTGCGATGCGCTGGCACTCGAGCGGGTGCACTGGGTCGGCACCTCGATGGGCGGCGCCATCGGCATGGTCTGCGCAGGTGGCCTCGTCGAGCCTCGCATGAAGGCGCGCATCGCCAGCCTGGTGCTCAACGACAACGCGCCGCAGATCGCCAACGCAGCAGTCGAGCGCATCCGCTCCTATGCCGGCCAGCCGCCGGCTTTCGACACGGTGGCCGAGCTCGAGGCCTTCTTCCGCACGGTGTACAAGCCCTACGGCTGGCTCAGCGATGCGCAGTGGCGGCGGCTCACCGAGACCTCGACCCGGCGCCTGCCCGACGGTCGGGTGACGCCGCACTACGACCCGGCCATGGTGCGGCAGTTTGTCGTGCATCCCGAGGACTACGTGCTGTGGCCGCACTACGACGCGATCGAGGTGCCTGTTCTGTGCCTGCGCGGCGTCGATTCCGACCTGGTGCTGCCCGACACGCTGGGCGAGATGCAGCGCCGCGGCCCCGGCGCGGCAGGGCGCCTGCAGGTGATCGAGGTGCCGGGATGCGGCCACGCGCCGGCGCTCAACGTGCCTGCCCATCTCGACCCCATCGAGGCCTTTGTGCGGGGCGCCGGCATCTAG
- a CDS encoding SH3 domain-containing protein, producing MFNARRLPAFFLVLLALLSLALPLAAQAREMVSAARNEVNLRSGPGSRYDTAWIVSRGYPLEVLARRGAWLRVRDFENDRGWVLSSRTKRTPHHIVTASVANLRGTPSTRARIVGKARYGDVLRTLERRGEWVKVRLARGATGWVARRLLWGW from the coding sequence ATGTTCAACGCCCGACGCCTGCCCGCATTTTTCCTCGTCCTCCTCGCGCTGCTGTCGCTGGCCCTGCCGCTCGCGGCGCAGGCGCGCGAGATGGTCAGCGCAGCGCGCAACGAGGTGAACCTGCGCAGCGGGCCAGGCAGCCGTTACGACACGGCGTGGATCGTCAGCCGTGGCTATCCGCTCGAAGTCCTGGCCCGCAGGGGCGCCTGGCTGCGAGTGCGCGACTTCGAGAATGACCGGGGCTGGGTGCTGAGCTCGCGAACGAAACGAACGCCTCATCACATCGTCACGGCCAGCGTCGCGAACCTGCGCGGCACGCCGAGTACGCGAGCCCGCATCGTTGGAAAGGCGCGCTATGGCGACGTGCTGCGCACGCTGGAGCGCCGTGGCGAGTGGGTGAAGGTGCGCCTTGCGCGCGGCGCCACGGGCTGGGTCGCGCGGCGGCTGCTGTGGGGCTGGTGA
- a CDS encoding branched-chain amino acid ABC transporter permease, whose protein sequence is MKLDFDWKPLLLVPVLALVALPLTGSFSTWLTLTVAGLAMGMIIFIIASGLTLVFGLMDVLNFGHGVFIALGAFVASTVLGGMGDWTGSQEVWRNLVAVFPAMLVAMAVAGAVGLAFERFIVRPVYGQHLKQILITMGGMIIGEELIKVIWGPGQIPLPLPDGLRGSLLVGDAAISKYRLLAVAVGLVVFGVLAWTLARTKIGLLIRAGVQDREMVESLGYRIGRLFIGVFVVGSALAGLGGVMWGLFQQNLIPQMGAQVNVLIFIVIIIGGLGSTTGALIGALLVGLLTNYTGFLLPVATQFASIALMVAVLLWRPQGVYPVASSR, encoded by the coding sequence ATGAAACTCGACTTCGACTGGAAGCCGCTGCTGCTGGTCCCCGTGCTCGCGCTCGTCGCGCTGCCGCTGACCGGCTCCTTCTCCACCTGGCTCACGCTCACCGTCGCCGGGCTGGCCATGGGCATGATCATCTTCATCATCGCCTCGGGCCTGACGCTGGTCTTCGGGCTGATGGACGTGCTCAATTTCGGGCACGGCGTGTTCATCGCACTGGGTGCCTTCGTCGCGAGCACGGTGCTCGGCGGCATGGGCGACTGGACCGGCTCGCAGGAGGTCTGGCGCAACCTGGTGGCGGTGTTCCCGGCGATGCTGGTCGCCATGGCGGTGGCCGGCGCCGTCGGACTGGCGTTCGAACGCTTCATCGTGCGGCCGGTGTATGGCCAGCACCTCAAGCAGATCCTGATCACCATGGGCGGCATGATCATCGGCGAGGAGCTGATCAAGGTGATCTGGGGACCAGGGCAGATCCCGCTGCCGCTGCCCGACGGGCTGCGCGGCTCGCTGCTGGTCGGCGATGCGGCGATCAGCAAGTACCGCCTGCTGGCGGTGGCGGTCGGGCTCGTCGTCTTCGGGGTGCTGGCATGGACGCTCGCGCGCACCAAGATCGGCCTGCTCATCCGCGCCGGCGTGCAGGACCGCGAGATGGTCGAGTCGCTGGGCTACCGCATCGGGCGGCTCTTCATCGGCGTCTTCGTGGTCGGCAGCGCGCTGGCCGGATTGGGCGGCGTGATGTGGGGGCTGTTCCAGCAGAACCTGATCCCGCAGATGGGTGCGCAGGTCAACGTGCTGATCTTCATCGTGATCATCATCGGCGGCCTGGGCTCGACCACCGGGGCGCTGATCGGCGCCTTGCTGGTCGGATTGCTCACCAACTACACGGGCTTCCTGCTGCCGGTCGCGACGCAGTTCGCGAGCATCGCGCTGATGGTGGCGGTGCTGTTGTGGCGTCCGCAAGGCGTGTATCCCGTGGCAAGCAGCCGGTGA
- a CDS encoding branched-chain amino acid ABC transporter permease — MLKRLLSNDMPRSRVLAVLLVLLLIGLAFAPFIFPGVKALSVAAKVLVFIVLVASFDLLLGYTGIVSFAHTMFFGIGAYGIAISATRLGPGWGALLLGLGAALVVSLLLSLAIGLFSLRVRAIFFAMITLAVASAFQTLASQLSDFTGGEDGLTFKLPELISPSFEFAEEPFLGVSLDGRLLCYYLLFVAAVVLVLALLRIVNSPFGRVLQAIRENEFRAEAIGYRVVVYRTTASVLSALFATLAGAMLAIWLRYNGPDTSLSFEIMIDVLLIVVIGGMGTIYGAAIGAALFVVAQSYLQDLLRLGSEAVSSVGWLAALLSPDRWLLWLGVLFVLSVYYFPTGIVGRLRARAHR; from the coding sequence ATGCTGAAGCGCCTTCTTTCCAACGACATGCCGCGCAGCCGCGTCCTGGCGGTGCTGCTGGTGCTGCTGCTGATCGGGCTGGCCTTCGCGCCCTTCATCTTCCCGGGCGTCAAGGCGCTGAGCGTGGCGGCCAAGGTGCTGGTGTTCATCGTGCTGGTCGCGAGCTTCGACCTGCTGCTGGGCTACACCGGCATCGTGAGCTTTGCCCACACCATGTTCTTCGGGATCGGCGCCTATGGCATCGCCATCTCGGCGACACGGCTGGGGCCGGGCTGGGGCGCGCTGCTGCTGGGACTGGGCGCAGCGCTCGTGGTGTCGCTGCTGCTGTCGCTGGCGATCGGGCTGTTTTCGCTGCGCGTGCGGGCCATCTTCTTCGCGATGATCACGCTGGCGGTGGCCTCGGCCTTCCAGACGCTGGCCTCGCAGCTGTCGGACTTCACCGGCGGCGAGGACGGCCTGACCTTCAAGCTGCCGGAGCTGATCTCGCCGTCGTTCGAGTTCGCGGAGGAGCCCTTCCTCGGCGTGTCGCTCGACGGCCGACTGCTGTGCTACTACCTGCTCTTCGTCGCCGCGGTGGTGCTGGTGCTGGCGCTGCTGCGCATCGTGAATTCGCCCTTCGGCCGCGTGCTGCAGGCGATCCGCGAAAACGAGTTCCGCGCCGAGGCCATCGGCTACCGGGTGGTGGTCTACCGCACCACTGCCTCGGTGCTGTCGGCGCTGTTCGCGACGCTGGCCGGTGCGATGCTGGCGATCTGGCTGCGCTACAACGGGCCGGACACCTCGCTGTCCTTCGAGATCATGATCGACGTGCTGCTGATCGTGGTGATCGGCGGCATGGGCACGATCTACGGCGCGGCCATCGGCGCCGCGCTTTTCGTGGTGGCGCAGAGCTATCTGCAGGACCTGCTGCGTCTTGGCAGCGAGGCGGTGAGCAGCGTTGGCTGGCTGGCGGCGCTGCTGTCGCCCGACCGCTGGCTGCTGTGGCTGGGCGTGCTCTTCGTGCTTTCCGTCTATTACTTTCCGACCGGCATCGTCGGCCGTCTACGAGCAAGGGCCCATCGATGA
- a CDS encoding HAD family hydrolase, translated as MALATPDSQALDVKRIAAISLDLDDTLWPIWPTIERAERALHEWLLREAPKTANLLITPGVLRELREATEKERSDLAHDLSALRRESIRTALKRAHEDPALADPAFDIFFAERQRVTLYDDALPALEWLSERYPLVAISNGNADVHLAGVGRWFRAAFSAREFGSAKPHPAIFRAAAASIGAPPEHVLHVGDDAALDVVGALGAGMQAAWLVREERPWEHGARPQLIVSNLQALCMALDSA; from the coding sequence ATGGCCCTCGCGACCCCCGATTCCCAGGCGCTCGACGTGAAGCGCATTGCCGCAATCTCGCTCGATCTCGATGACACGCTCTGGCCCATCTGGCCGACGATCGAGCGCGCCGAGCGCGCGCTGCACGAATGGCTGCTGCGCGAGGCGCCGAAGACCGCGAACCTGCTCATCACGCCCGGTGTGCTGCGCGAGCTGCGCGAGGCCACCGAGAAGGAGCGTTCGGATCTGGCCCACGACCTCAGCGCGCTGCGCCGCGAGTCCATCCGCACTGCGCTCAAGCGCGCGCACGAGGACCCGGCCCTCGCCGATCCGGCCTTCGACATCTTCTTCGCCGAGCGCCAGCGCGTGACGCTCTACGACGACGCATTGCCCGCACTCGAGTGGCTCAGCGAGCGCTACCCGCTGGTGGCGATTTCCAACGGCAACGCCGACGTCCACCTGGCGGGCGTCGGGCGCTGGTTCCGCGCTGCCTTCAGTGCGCGCGAGTTCGGCAGCGCCAAGCCGCACCCGGCCATCTTCCGCGCCGCCGCCGCTTCGATCGGGGCCCCTCCGGAGCACGTGCTGCATGTGGGCGACGACGCGGCGCTGGACGTGGTGGGCGCGCTGGGCGCGGGCATGCAGGCCGCCTGGCTGGTGCGCGAGGAACGGCCCTGGGAACATGGGGCGCGGCCGCAGCTGATCGTCTCCAACCTGCAGGCGCTGTGCATGGCGCTGGACTCGGCCTGA
- a CDS encoding ABC transporter ATP-binding protein, giving the protein MLETRDLTIRFGGHVAVNAVSCAFAPGTLTAIVGPNGAGKTTFFNLISGQLKASAGTVSLDGQLLSGLGASARTRAGLGRAFQLTNLFPNLTVLENVRLAVQATREGAHRRGLNLWSIWSDHRALTERADRILADVALKAKEHATVASLPHGDQRKLEVALLMALEPKVFMFDEPTAGMNAAEAPVILDLIRALKKDRSKTILLVEHKMDVVRELADRIIVLHNGQLVADGEPAEVIASPVVQEAYLGVAKEAA; this is encoded by the coding sequence ATGCTCGAAACCAGGGATCTGACGATCCGCTTTGGTGGCCATGTCGCGGTCAACGCCGTGAGCTGCGCCTTCGCGCCCGGCACGCTGACGGCGATCGTCGGTCCGAACGGTGCCGGCAAGACCACCTTCTTCAATCTCATCTCGGGGCAGCTCAAGGCCAGCGCCGGCACGGTCTCGCTAGACGGGCAGTTGCTCTCGGGGCTGGGCGCCTCGGCGCGCACGCGTGCGGGCCTAGGGCGAGCCTTCCAGCTGACCAACCTCTTTCCCAACCTCACGGTGCTCGAGAACGTGCGCCTCGCCGTGCAGGCCACGCGCGAGGGGGCGCACCGGCGCGGGCTCAACCTGTGGAGCATCTGGAGCGACCATCGCGCGCTCACCGAGCGGGCCGACCGGATCCTGGCCGACGTTGCGCTCAAGGCCAAGGAGCATGCGACGGTTGCGAGCCTGCCGCATGGCGACCAGCGCAAGCTGGAGGTGGCGCTGCTGATGGCGCTGGAACCCAAGGTGTTCATGTTCGACGAGCCGACGGCGGGCATGAACGCGGCCGAGGCGCCGGTCATCCTCGACCTGATCCGCGCGCTCAAGAAGGACCGGAGCAAGACCATCCTGCTGGTGGAGCACAAAATGGACGTGGTGCGCGAACTGGCGGACCGCATCATCGTGCTGCACAACGGGCAACTGGTGGCGGACGGGGAGCCGGCGGAGGTGATTGCTTCGCCGGTGGTGCAGGAGGCGTACCTGGGCGTCGCGAAGGAGGCTGCATGA
- the hemH gene encoding ferrochelatase, which produces MPFRPEAPAAATDPERTAVLWCNLGSPDEATARAVRPYLAEFLGDSRVVEIPKALWTPILQGIILRTRPAKSAAKYASVWMPEGAPLKVWTQKQAKLLAGWLGERGHRVTVREAMRYGQPSIPSQLDALKAEGAARVLVLQAYPQYSGTTTASVIDAVNAWSARVRRVPEFRFVNDFYGEPLYIEALARSVEDHWKHHGRPDRLLMSFHGIPERNIRLGDPYQVQCLATARLLAERLKLADAQYRVTFQSRFGRAKWLEPYTEPTLRELGASGVARVDVMCPGFPADCLETLEEIAMEGRDAFLQSGGKEFHYIPCLNDRSDWITALAAIAERHLSGWPTRV; this is translated from the coding sequence ATGCCTTTTCGCCCCGAAGCTCCCGCAGCCGCCACAGACCCTGAGCGCACCGCCGTGCTCTGGTGCAACCTCGGCTCGCCCGACGAAGCGACCGCGCGCGCGGTGCGCCCCTACCTGGCCGAGTTCCTCGGCGACTCGCGCGTCGTCGAGATTCCAAAGGCGCTCTGGACGCCGATCCTGCAAGGCATCATCCTGCGCACCCGGCCTGCAAAGTCGGCCGCCAAGTACGCGAGCGTCTGGATGCCCGAGGGCGCGCCCCTGAAGGTATGGACCCAGAAGCAGGCCAAGCTGCTGGCCGGTTGGCTGGGCGAGCGCGGCCACCGTGTGACCGTGCGCGAGGCCATGCGCTACGGCCAGCCTTCGATTCCCTCGCAGCTCGATGCCCTCAAGGCCGAAGGTGCGGCGCGGGTGCTGGTGCTGCAGGCCTATCCCCAGTACTCCGGCACCACCACCGCCAGCGTGATCGATGCGGTCAATGCCTGGAGCGCGCGCGTGCGCCGTGTGCCGGAATTCCGCTTCGTCAACGACTTCTACGGCGAGCCGCTCTACATCGAGGCGCTGGCCCGCAGCGTGGAGGACCACTGGAAGCACCATGGCCGGCCCGACCGACTGCTGATGAGCTTCCACGGCATCCCGGAGCGCAACATACGCCTCGGCGACCCGTACCAGGTGCAATGCCTGGCGACCGCGAGACTGCTTGCCGAGCGCCTGAAACTCGCCGACGCGCAGTACCGCGTCACCTTCCAGTCACGCTTTGGCCGCGCGAAGTGGCTGGAGCCCTACACCGAGCCCACGCTGCGCGAGCTGGGTGCATCAGGGGTCGCGCGCGTCGACGTGATGTGCCCGGGCTTCCCCGCCGACTGCCTGGAGACGCTGGAAGAGATCGCGATGGAGGGCCGCGACGCCTTCCTGCAGTCGGGCGGCAAGGAATTCCACTACATCCCCTGCCTCAACGACCGCAGCGACTGGATCACGGCATTGGCCGCCATTGCCGAGCGCCATCTGAGCGGGTGGCCGACCCGCGTTTGA
- a CDS encoding ABC transporter ATP-binding protein has translation MSVNLLTLEGVHTHIGAYHILHGVDLVVPKGQLTMLLGRNGAGKTTTLRTIMGLWHASQGRVRFGERDITALRTPQIAELGIAYVPENMGIFSDLTVKENMLLAAHGAKNAEQMDEARLKWIFELFPAVQKFWNHPAGKLSGGQKQMLAVARAIVEPRELLIVDEPSKGLAPAIINNMIEAFGALKKSGVTILLVEQNLHFAQRLGDTVAVMDNGRVVHGGSMAAFSADEELQRSLLGLAL, from the coding sequence ATGAGCGTGAATTTGCTGACGCTGGAGGGCGTTCATACGCACATCGGCGCGTACCACATCCTCCACGGCGTCGACCTCGTCGTGCCGAAGGGCCAGCTCACCATGCTGCTGGGCCGCAACGGTGCCGGCAAGACCACCACGCTGCGGACCATCATGGGCCTGTGGCACGCCTCGCAAGGCCGCGTGCGCTTCGGCGAACGTGACATCACCGCGCTGCGCACGCCGCAGATCGCCGAGCTCGGCATCGCCTACGTGCCCGAGAACATGGGCATCTTCTCCGACCTCACCGTCAAGGAGAACATGCTGCTTGCGGCGCACGGCGCGAAGAACGCCGAGCAGATGGACGAGGCCCGTCTGAAGTGGATCTTCGAGCTCTTCCCCGCGGTGCAGAAATTCTGGAACCACCCGGCCGGCAAGCTCTCGGGCGGGCAGAAGCAGATGCTTGCCGTGGCGCGCGCCATCGTCGAGCCGCGCGAGCTGCTGATCGTCGACGAGCCCAGCAAGGGCCTGGCGCCCGCGATCATCAACAACATGATCGAAGCCTTCGGCGCACTGAAGAAGAGCGGCGTGACGATCCTGCTGGTCGAGCAGAACCTCCATTTCGCGCAGCGACTGGGGGACACGGTTGCTGTGATGGACAACGGCCGCGTGGTGCACGGCGGGAGCATGGCGGCCTTCTCGGCCGACGAGGAACTGCAGCGGTCGCTGCTGGGACTGGCCCTATGA
- a CDS encoding DUF1993 domain-containing protein has product MALSFYDISVPVFLRGLGQLSHLLDKGLAHAQESGIDPAVLVNARLAPDMFTLAGQIQSASDASKLGIARIAGLTAPSFPDTETTYPELQARVAKTVDYLQSVDRALVDGFEDRPVTMKARGNELNFTAQRYLLQFALPNFFFHVTTAYDVLRHSGVPLGKMDYLGPF; this is encoded by the coding sequence ATGGCGCTTTCGTTCTACGACATCTCGGTCCCGGTCTTCCTTCGCGGACTCGGGCAACTATCCCACCTGCTCGACAAGGGCCTGGCGCATGCGCAAGAGTCGGGCATCGACCCGGCGGTGCTGGTGAATGCGCGGCTTGCACCCGACATGTTCACGCTGGCGGGGCAGATCCAGAGCGCGAGCGACGCTTCCAAGCTGGGCATTGCGCGCATCGCCGGCCTGACGGCGCCGAGCTTTCCCGATACGGAGACCACTTACCCGGAACTGCAGGCCCGCGTCGCGAAGACGGTCGACTATCTGCAGAGCGTGGACCGCGCGCTGGTCGACGGCTTCGAAGACCGGCCCGTCACGATGAAGGCCCGCGGCAACGAGCTGAACTTCACCGCGCAACGCTACCTGTTGCAGTTTGCGCTGCCCAACTTCTTCTTTCACGTGACCACCGCCTACGACGTGCTGCGGCATAGCGGCGTCCCGCTGGGCAAGATGGACTATCTGGGTCCGTTCTGA
- the hpnE gene encoding hydroxysqualene dehydroxylase HpnE, producing the protein MREKIAVVGAGWAGLACAVEATRAGHAVTLFEAARTLGGRARALPAQLPGGEPVMLDNGQHILIGAYSATLGLMREMGIDPEAVLHRMPLRLRFADGGGLAVPSGWPPPLDLLAGILGARGWSWRDKAALVRRTLAWRAAGFRCDPRTSVGQLCAGLTSRVRRELVEPLCISALNTPVERASGQVFLRVLHDALFAGRGGADLLLPRVDLGALLPDAAARWLAQHGARVLTGMRVQSIGRDDTGWQVDGERFDCVVLAGPSWEAARLAESAGPPKSAGWAQLARALEHEAISTVYVTGGSALPAPLLALRSSAGAPAQFVFDRGQLGGPQGLLAFVVSASNEQRELLQQQVLAQAREQLGLADLQPLLTVVEKRATFACTPGIERPPVRIAAGLLACGDYVEGPYPATIEGAVRSGKAAGSLAPA; encoded by the coding sequence GTGAGAGAAAAGATCGCCGTCGTCGGCGCGGGCTGGGCAGGCCTGGCCTGCGCCGTCGAAGCCACGCGCGCAGGCCACGCGGTGACCCTGTTCGAGGCCGCGCGCACCTTGGGGGGCCGCGCACGCGCCCTGCCCGCGCAATTGCCGGGCGGCGAGCCGGTCATGCTCGACAACGGCCAGCACATCCTGATCGGCGCCTACAGCGCGACCTTGGGCCTGATGCGGGAAATGGGCATCGATCCCGAAGCGGTGCTGCACCGGATGCCGTTGCGGCTGCGCTTCGCCGACGGCGGCGGCCTCGCCGTACCGTCGGGCTGGCCACCGCCGCTGGACCTGCTGGCGGGCATCCTCGGCGCGCGCGGCTGGTCGTGGCGCGACAAGGCCGCGCTGGTGCGCCGCACGCTCGCGTGGCGCGCGGCCGGCTTCCGCTGCGATCCCCGGACCTCGGTCGGCCAGCTGTGCGCCGGCCTGACATCGCGCGTGCGGCGCGAACTGGTCGAGCCGCTTTGCATCTCGGCCCTCAACACGCCCGTCGAGCGTGCCAGCGGCCAGGTCTTCCTGCGCGTGCTGCACGATGCGCTCTTCGCAGGGCGCGGCGGCGCCGACCTGCTGCTGCCCCGCGTCGACCTGGGCGCGCTGCTGCCCGACGCCGCGGCGCGCTGGCTGGCGCAGCACGGCGCACGCGTTCTCACCGGCATGCGCGTGCAGAGCATCGGGCGCGACGACACGGGCTGGCAGGTCGACGGCGAGCGCTTCGACTGCGTGGTGCTCGCCGGCCCGTCGTGGGAGGCCGCGCGCCTTGCCGAAAGCGCCGGCCCGCCCAAGTCCGCTGGCTGGGCGCAATTGGCCCGGGCGCTGGAGCACGAAGCGATCTCCACGGTTTATGTCACCGGCGGGTCGGCGCTGCCCGCGCCGCTGCTTGCGCTGCGATCGTCAGCCGGCGCGCCAGCCCAATTCGTCTTCGACCGCGGCCAGCTCGGCGGCCCTCAGGGGCTGCTGGCTTTCGTGGTGAGCGCCAGCAACGAGCAACGCGAACTGCTGCAGCAACAGGTCCTGGCCCAGGCCCGCGAGCAGCTCGGCCTCGCCGATCTGCAGCCGCTGCTCACGGTCGTCGAGAAACGTGCCACCTTCGCCTGCACGCCGGGAATCGAGCGCCCTCCCGTCCGCATCGCGGCGGGCCTCCTGGCTTGCGGCGACTATGTCGAGGGTCCGTACCCGGCGACGATCGAAGGCGCCGTGCGCAGCGGCAAGGCCGCCGGCAGCCTCGCCCCCGCGTAG